Genomic DNA from Bacteroidota bacterium:
GGACCATGGAGGTTTTGATTATAATAAACACTTTCATTCAGAAGGAGAACTTTATGATTCGGAGGCAGCACTTATTAATCTCCTAACTTTATCTGTATGGCTGCCATTAAAAACTATTGAATTGTTAACCTTAAACAAGGTTAAAATTGAGAAGCCAGACTTTTATAAACCAAGTAGGGAAGTGAAAGATTTAACTTTTAAAGATTTGTTAACTTGGTATATTGAAAAAGAATTCAAACTATCAAGCCAAATTAAATATGAAATTAAAATAGATTCTTCAGAGTTATAGTTGTGATTCTGAACGGCAAATTCCGCTAACATTTAGATTAAACGCAATATTTTTTGTCGGGGTGGGCGTGCGGTTGAGAGTGTCTACGTATCTACAAACGGTTTAGTATATTTGAGTGTGATACAGTTTAGTCCCCGCCAAATAATACTGCGTTAATCCCAACATCGTTATGCGAAACCCGTTGGCGACAGTGCAAGTTTGTAGCTTTGTAGCATTGAACAAACAGTTCTAAAACAAAAATAAATTCAATTCAAACTTTAAACATTTAACAAAATGAAAAAACAACTACAAAAAAAGATTACTGCTTTCATCGTTACAGCAATGATGTTTTGTGCAAGTGCAAATGCACAGATAGTTTACACGGATGTGATTCCAGATGTTGTGCGTGGTTGCAACTATCCCAGTCCTTGCGGAGCCGATTTTTTAATTGACTTGAATAATGATGGGATTAATGATTTTACCTTCGCGCCAAGAGCGCATGGCTTTTCTTGCGGAAATTGTTCCCCAAACCCGGTTGCAGTCCTTGGTACCCGAGATTCAGCATTAATTATTTCAACTGCGCAAAGTTGGATTGCAGACACGGTTGGCGGATTTGGCTTAAATAAGTCAATGGATTCATCCTTGGCGTGGACAAATGCAGTGCATAATTTGGCTCAAAATGGTGAGGGTTGCATGGCCTGCACAAATGGCCATGGAAGTCATAAGGTCACACAAGGCATAACCGGAAACTGGCAAAATGTTTCAGGAAAATTCATGGGTCTAAAAATAAAAGTGGGGTCTGATTTTTATTATGGCTGGATTAAACTTGGGGTATCCATAGCCAGTTATTCAGTTTCCATTACGATTATGGAATATGCCTACAATTCTATCCCCAACCAACCCATTCTTGCAGGACAAACAACAGTCACAGGAATAACTGAAAATTCTTTTGCTTCTTCAATAAATATTTTTCCCAATCCTGCCAACAACTATCTCACCATTGCTTTGGGTAACAATACCAAAAAAGTCGACGTAACTATTGCTGACATTACCGGAAAAATAATTTACACTAACATAGCAACAGATACACAAAAGGTAGAAGTGAACACAAAAGATTTTGCTGAAGGAATTTATGTTGTACAAATTCAAATAGCAGATTTTAAAGCAACGAAAAAACTTATCGTTGCAAAATAAAGTACGCGAATATATGAACGGAATATCTTCGTGTGAGTAGTCGGGTATTCGCATAAGATAAGATTAAAAGAAATTTTAAAAAGAAGGGCTTTGTTCGCTAATCAAACAGCGGTGCTTCTAACAAACAGTTGTGGTAATACGAACAGTGGTGCATCTAATCCCTTCTTTTAAAAACTTATTTTATCCCTTCTTCGTTATGTGCAACCAATGGCGGTATCGGAACTTCAAACAATTGGAATTCTAATGAGCTTTTCTTCCGTGCGAGGTCAAACTGTTGTGAATTGAACAACTATATTTGATACAAAGATGATATATTTCAAGAAAGTAAATCTTAATGGCGCAGACCGGCAGAGAATTGAAACAGCAATTCGGCAATTTGCAGTTAAGCGAAATACTTCTCTTGACTTTCAATCATCGGCTACATGCATCAGACAGGAGAAATATTTTCTTGGACTTGAAAGCGAAAGTAATTTAACGCTTACTCGTATCAGGACACCATTTGAAAGATTGTTGCCAAAACTTATCCTTCAGTTTTCTAAAGAGGATTTTAATAAGTACAAAGTCCGATTTAGTTTTGTTTCAATTTTTGTTGCCTTTCTTTTATCCGTTGGGGTTTTATTGCAATTGATTTATTCAATTAAAAATTCACAACTTTCAAGCAACCTATGGCAGATATTATTTTTTGCTTTAATCTTTATAGCTTTGACTTGGTTTGAAATTAAATTAACTACTGATAAAATCAATAAAGCAATTGAGAAGGCAGCGCAAAATTGAAACCGGTGACATCGCCTTGAACAAACTTGGTTCGGACTTCAAACAGTATCGCTTCGTATGAACAGCTTGGTATGCGCATTACACAAAGATTAAAAGAAATAAAATAAAGTAGGGCTTTGATAAGTAAACAAAAAGTTTAGATTCTAATAAATAGTACAGGTAAACGAATCCCGCTCGAACGGGATACTTTTAACCCTTCTGTTTTTACTTCTTTAATCCCTTATTCGCTATCATCCCTTATAACCCGCCAAATAAAAAGCCGCTCCAACTTCAAAATTTAAAACAATGAAAAAATATCTACTACTAATTCTGATGATGTTGTTTTCAGTGGCATCCTTTTCTCAATCATCCTCCTTTTATACACTTGATTTTGAAGATACGGCTGCACTACATCATCTGAGAATTGATACTGTTTCTAATCTCAATAACATTTGGCAGGTTGGTGCTCCTCAAAAACCAATTTTCACAAATGCTTACTCAAATCCGAATGTTATTGTAACAGATACCATCAATCCATATCCAATAAACGACACTTCATCTTTTACAATTGTAAACGTTGCAGGTGACGGCTTTACATATCCTCATACAGCTTCTTTGATTGGAGAATACTCTGTTAACTCTGATACTTTGACTGACTTTGGCACGATAGAATTTTCACCAGACAATGGAACATCCTGGTATGATATTATCAATGATACATTTATTACGAATCATATCAATTTACAGCAGCATTGGATTTCATTGACAGGTAATTCAAATGGATGGCAGCAATTTTATGTAAACCTTGCTCCATTAGGACCCTTATTCAATATTCAGCTTGGCGACACAGTTCTATGGCGATTCACATTTATCAGCGACAGTATTCAAACAAATAAGGACGGGTTAATGTTTGACAATTTATATTTTGAGGATTACGTTGAAGGCATACCGGAAATACAAAATGACAACTTGATTTCAATTTCTCCAAATCCGACATCGAATGAATTAAGAATTTACAAATCAAATGTCAGCGACAGTCAGAAAGTTCAAGTTTTGAATTACAGAGGCCAAGTTCTTTACGACAACTCAAACTTTATTGGAGATATGATAGACATACGTCAATTGCCAAATGGAATTTATCTGTTGAAATATGCTGCCACGAAATATTTTTCTGTCAAAAAGTTTGTAGTACAACATTGAACGACTCCAATTCTTGTGAACAGAAAAACGGCTGATCACAATTAAATTGA
This window encodes:
- a CDS encoding DUF1493 family protein, translated to MEVRQIEFGKLKYAYILIKQFIESEGGTNINSLKNKVNDDLIITGNDNYELLEKFVTKFELDHGGFDYNKHFHSEGELYDSEAALINLLTLSVWLPLKTIELLTLNKVKIEKPDFYKPSREVKDLTFKDLLTWYIEKEFKLSSQIKYEIKIDSSEL
- a CDS encoding T9SS type A sorting domain-containing protein, which encodes MKKYLLLILMMLFSVASFSQSSSFYTLDFEDTAALHHLRIDTVSNLNNIWQVGAPQKPIFTNAYSNPNVIVTDTINPYPINDTSSFTIVNVAGDGFTYPHTASLIGEYSVNSDTLTDFGTIEFSPDNGTSWYDIINDTFITNHINLQQHWISLTGNSNGWQQFYVNLAPLGPLFNIQLGDTVLWRFTFISDSIQTNKDGLMFDNLYFEDYVEGIPEIQNDNLISISPNPTSNELRIYKSNVSDSQKVQVLNYRGQVLYDNSNFIGDMIDIRQLPNGIYLLKYAATKYFSVKKFVVQH
- a CDS encoding T9SS type A sorting domain-containing protein translates to MKKQLQKKITAFIVTAMMFCASANAQIVYTDVIPDVVRGCNYPSPCGADFLIDLNNDGINDFTFAPRAHGFSCGNCSPNPVAVLGTRDSALIISTAQSWIADTVGGFGLNKSMDSSLAWTNAVHNLAQNGEGCMACTNGHGSHKVTQGITGNWQNVSGKFMGLKIKVGSDFYYGWIKLGVSIASYSVSITIMEYAYNSIPNQPILAGQTTVTGITENSFASSINIFPNPANNYLTIALGNNTKKVDVTIADITGKIIYTNIATDTQKVEVNTKDFAEGIYVVQIQIADFKATKKLIVAK